Proteins from one Muntiacus reevesi chromosome X, mMunRee1.1, whole genome shotgun sequence genomic window:
- the LOC136154618 gene encoding melanoma-associated antigen 9-like: MIGKLMKFLLLKYRAKELTSQEEMLNEVLRDNQEHFPVVFREVSVCLQLLFGVDVEEVDPAEHTYILVPILGLTCDEMLSDGVGLPKAGFLVLVLSMIMRFGDPAPEEVVWGALSRMGVYVGSEQCVFGEPRELLTQVWVREGYLRYEQVPDSHPARYEFLWRPRAYVETSKWQVMAFMLTVNPRALRAFPFLSA; this comes from the coding sequence ATGATAGGTAAActgatgaagttcctgctcctCAAGTATCGAGCCAAGGAGCTGACCTCCCAGGAAGAAATGCTGAATgaggtcctcagggataaccaggagcactTCCCGGTGGTCTTCAGGGAGGTCTCAGTGTGCCTGCAGCTGTTGTTTGGCGTGGATGTGGAAGAGGTGGACCCAGCGGAGCACACCTACATCTTGGTCCCCATCCTGGGCCTCACTTGCGATGAGATGCTGAGCGATGGGGTGGGTCTGCCCAAGGCCGGCTTCCTGGTGCTGGTCCTCAGCATGATCATGCGGTTTGGAGACCCGGCCCCTGAGGAGGTggtctggggagcactcagcaggatgggggtgtaTGTTGGGAGTGAGCAATgtgtctttggggagcccagggagcttctgacccaagtgtgggtgcgggagggatACCTGCGGTACgagcaggtgcctgacagccaccctgctcgctatgagttcctgtggcgTCCCCGggcctatgtggagaccagcaagtggcaagtcatggcaTTTATGCTCACGGTCAACCcaagggctttgagggccttcccaTTCCTGTCTGCATAA